The Carnobacterium divergens nucleotide sequence GTTTTAGGTGAAAATTCAACACCAATTTTTTCAATATCCGCTACAAGAGCTTCATCACTTGGAGCGTATAAAGTAATTGCAGTCCCATTCATCCCATTACGACCTGTTCTTCCAACGCGGTGAATAAAGAAATCTAAATCGCGGGGGATTTCAGCATTAATAACATGTGAAACGCCTTCGATATCAATACCACGAGCAGCTAAATCGGTTGCAACTACAAATTGGTAATCAAGATTTTGAACTTGTTTCATAACGCGTTTTCTTTCACGAGGTTGAATGTCTCCATGAATTTTAGCAACTTTTAACCCTCTTGATTTTAAACCATCTGCTAACTCATCTACTTTTTGCTTCGTATTTGCAAAAACAATGGCTAGATAAGGTGTTCCTGTTGTTAATAGTTGATAAACAACATCTACACGGTCTCTTCCCTTTGTTGAAATCAACCAGTTGTCAATAGTTGGTGAAATAATTGATTTCGGTTGAATATGTTCGTAATGAGGATTTTCCATGTATTTTTTTAAGAAAGGTTTTAAGTTTTGTGGGATTGTTGCTGAAAAAACAAGCATTTGTAGGTTGTTTGGCAAGCGTCCTGCAATTTGATCGACATCTTCTAAGAATCCCATATCTAATGTCATATCTGCTTCATCAATAACTAAAACTGGCGCTGTATGAATCAATAAAGCATTTTCGTTTACCATATCTAAGATACGGCCTGGTGTACCAATCACAATATGTGGTTGTGTACCATTTAGTTTTGTCATTTGACGTTTTTTGTCCGTTCCACCTACGAAACTTTGAACAATAATTTTTTCTGGTGCATGTTTTGCAAGTTGCAATGCTGCTTGATAAATTTGTTCAGCTAACTCACGACTTGGTGTGGTAATAACTACTTGGACTTCTGCTTTTAAAGGATCAATTTTATTGAATAATGGAAGTAAAAAAGTATGGGTTTTTCCTGTTCCAGTTTGAGATTGTCCGATAACACTTTCGCCTTTCATGATGGCAGGGATCAATTTTTCTTGAACTTCAGTTGCTTCCTTGAAGCCAATCTCGTTGATTGCGTCTATTAAAAATGGTTGTAAACCAAATTTTTCAAAAGTATGTTCCATTTTTTCGCCTCTTTTCTCTTGGTGCTGTTTTGCATCCTTAATATTATAACATAAAAAAAGCCATTACGCTGACAAAATATTTCATTAACATCTGTTTTCTATTGTTTTTAGGTTTCTTTGTGTTCTGACATTTCCAAGGAAACTTCAATTTTTTTTCAGAAAGGATTGCGTCCCTCAAGATAAAACAGTACAATAAAAACAATAATAAAGTTATAATGAGGATTAGCTTATATAATTAAGCGGCATTTGAAAGCGAGGTACTCTCTATGAATCAAGAAAAAACAGCCCTTTTCACCATTTTCGGCGGAACAGGTGACTTAGCAAAACGAAAACTTTATCCATCTCTTTACCGTTTATATAAAAAAGGTTTTTTAAAAGAACATTTTGCAGTTATTGGAACGGCTAGACGTGAATGGACAAATGAATACTACCGTGAGATTGTAATGGAGACGATTAAAGATTTAGCTGATTCATCAGAAGAGGCGACAAAATTTGCAAGTCATTTTTACTATCAAGCTCATAACGTGACCGATACAGAACATTATTCGGAATTAAAAGAACTATCCACAAAGCTGAATGAAAAATATCAGCTT carries:
- a CDS encoding DEAD/DEAH box helicase, with protein sequence MEHTFEKFGLQPFLIDAINEIGFKEATEVQEKLIPAIMKGESVIGQSQTGTGKTHTFLLPLFNKIDPLKAEVQVVITTPSRELAEQIYQAALQLAKHAPEKIIVQSFVGGTDKKRQMTKLNGTQPHIVIGTPGRILDMVNENALLIHTAPVLVIDEADMTLDMGFLEDVDQIAGRLPNNLQMLVFSATIPQNLKPFLKKYMENPHYEHIQPKSIISPTIDNWLISTKGRDRVDVVYQLLTTGTPYLAIVFANTKQKVDELADGLKSRGLKVAKIHGDIQPRERKRVMKQVQNLDYQFVVATDLAARGIDIEGVSHVINAEIPRDLDFFIHRVGRTGRNGMNGTAITLYAPSDEALVADIEKIGVEFSPKTIKNGEIIDTYDRNRRTTREKTSKDVLDPSLKGIVKKSKKKVKPGYKKKIGRVIKESNEKKRRVERRSQARAIKKANKKK